Part of the Natrialbaceae archaeon AArc-T1-2 genome, GTGTCGTCGGCTTTGACCCAGACTGCTCTCGTCATGGCTCGACTCTCGTACGGGACCGGCTTGAACGTGGCGGATTCGACAGCGGTCGCCGCGGTCGCCTCGTGTTGTACCCACACCGTGGTCCGCAGTGTGGTACCGTCGTACACGATCGCCGAAACGTTCAGGAGTCGAGACGGCGTAGTTTTCGGTATGGCTTCCTACGATGCGATCTTCTTCGATCTCGACAACACCATCTGCGAGCCTATCCGCGATCGAGCGGAACTGCTCGAGACCGTCTTCGAGCGCGCTGGCGTCGAGCAGTTCTGTACGGTCGCCGGCCTCCGGGCCGCCACGCGAGAGGTGTCCGACGCCGACACCGACACGGAGTTCTTCGAGCGCGTCTTCGCGGCGGCCGCCGGCCGCGCCGACGCGGATCCGGCAGACGCACCGCGACTCGCCGAGACCTACCTCGAGGCGATCGACCCCGCACGCGTACGCTTTCGACCCGGGGCCGAAGACGCCCTCGAGCACGCGAGCGAGCTCGGACCGATCGGACTCATCACCAACGGAAGTGAGGAGACTCAGACGAAGAAACTCGAGGCGCTCGGGCTCACCGACGCCTTCGATACGGCCGTCTTCGTCGATCCGCGAAACGGCCTCCCGCCGAAGCCCGATCCGGCACCGTTCGAACACGCGCTGTCGGCGCTCGAGGTCGAACCGGAGCGGACGATCCACATCGGTGACACCCTCTACGCCGACGTTGCCGGAGCCAACGCCATGGGAATGGACTCGGCGTGGATCGACCTCGGCCACCGGAGTCCGGTCGACCACGAACCGACCTACGAGCTGACCACGCTCGAGGAGTTCGATCGAATTCTCTAGCACGGACGTCCGTCGATGCGTGACGATCAGTCCACGGCACCGGCACAAGACATATAGACGGCGGTGCGGATGGAGATAGCAAGACCCGAACGGTCCCCTACGCGTCACGTGGTACCATGACAGACGCCGATACGCCGTCGCTCGAACAGGGCGACGCGCCGACGACCGTCGAGCCCCTTCCGCCTCGCGAGGTGACACAGCTGTGTGCGGACGTCGAGTCGAACGTCGGTCGCGTGATCGTCGGCCACGACGAGGCGGTCGAGCACGTGATCACGGCCGTCCTCGCTCGCGGCCACGTCCTGCTCGAGGACGTCCCCGGCGTCGGCAAGACGATGCTCGCTCGCGCGCTCGCGAGATCGATCGACTGCACGTTCAGCCGGATCCAGTTCACCCCCGATCTGTTGCCGACCGACGTCACCGGCGTCAACGTCTTCGACAAGC contains:
- a CDS encoding HAD family hydrolase, with protein sequence MASYDAIFFDLDNTICEPIRDRAELLETVFERAGVEQFCTVAGLRAATREVSDADTDTEFFERVFAAAAGRADADPADAPRLAETYLEAIDPARVRFRPGAEDALEHASELGPIGLITNGSEETQTKKLEALGLTDAFDTAVFVDPRNGLPPKPDPAPFEHALSALEVEPERTIHIGDTLYADVAGANAMGMDSAWIDLGHRSPVDHEPTYELTTLEEFDRIL